The DNA sequence CAGCAACTGACTGATACCGTCGTGCAACTCTCGGGAGACCCGCGAGCGCTCTTCTTCCTGCAGGCTGACGATGCGCTGAGTCAGCAGCTGCAGCTTGCGGTCGGCCAAGCGTCGCTCACTGACGTTCAGCGTCAGCCCGCTAGCGAAAACCAGCAATACGGCCACCAGCGCCACGGCAGCAATCGCCAGCATGGTGGTGTGGATGCCGCTGGCAACCTCTTCACGCACCAGCAGAATCGCCTGGTCCACATCCTCGAGGTAGATGCCGGTCCCGAGCATCCAGCCCCAGCGTTCGAGCATCACCACATAGGCCAGTTTCGCCGCGAACTGGCCGGTCGAGGGCTTCTGCCAGACGTAGCGCTGGAAGCCTTTGCCGGTCTCGGCGCTGTGCATCAGGGCCTGGATCACCGGCAGACCGTTGGGGTCGGTCATGTGCCACAGGTCCTTGCCGACCAGCTCGCTCTGCCGCGGATGCATCAGGTTGCGCCCATTGCGGTCGTAGACGAAGAAGTAACCGTCGCTGCCGAAACTGAAGCGTCCTAACGCGGCGAGCACCTTCCGCTGGGTTTCTTCATCGTCGAGGCCGGTGTCGTAGAGTGGCGCGATGGTGCTGAGGGCCATTTCGACGTAGTTCTTCAGCTCGGCCTGCTTGCTCGCCAGGATGCTGCTTTCGATCAGTTGCGCCTGTTGCTCACCGAGGCGCTGGTTCTGGAACAACACCAGCGCGCAGACCACCGCCACAGCCAGCAGCAATGGCAGGATGCTGAGTGCGGCGATCTTGTGTCTGAGCTGCATCGAGGCTCCCCGGATAACACCAATCTTGCTGAACGCTGCGAATTCATTTCAGGCAGAAACGAAAAAGCCCGGCAAATGACCGGGCTTCTCCATGCTGCGCTGACTATTACTTACCGTAGACCGGGAACTTGGCGCAGACCGCCTCGACCTTGCCACGCACCGCGTCGATCACCGACTCGTCGCCCATCTTGTCGAGAATGTCGCAGATCCAGCCGGCGAGATCACGGCACTCGGCTTCCTTGAAGCCACGGGTGGTAACGGCCGGGGTACCGATGCGCAGGCCGGAAGTGACGAAAGGCGAGCGCGGATCGTTCGGCACGCTGTTCTTGTTCACGGTGATGTGAGCGTTGCCCAGGGCCGCATCGGCGTCCTTACCGGTGATGTCCTGCTTGATCAGGCTCAGCAGGAACAGGTGATTCTGGGTACCGCCGGAGACCACATCGAAGCCGCGCTGGATGAACACTTCGGCCATGGCCTGGGCGTTCTTCACCACTTGCTGCTGGTATTCCTTGAACTCGGGCTGTAGCGCTTCCTTGAAGCACACGGCCTTGGCGGCGATCACGTGCTCCAGCGGGCCGCCCTGGGCGCCGGGGAAGACGGCGGAGTTGAGCTTCTTCTCGATCTCGGCGTTGGCCTTGGCGAGGATCAGGCCGCCGCGTGGGCCGCGCAGGGTCTTGTGGGTGGTGGTGGTGACCACGTCGGCGAAGGGCACCGGGTTCGGGTAGACGCCTGCGGCAACCAGGCCGGCCACGTGGGCCATGTCGACGAACAGGTAGGCACCGACCTTGTCGGCGATTTCGCGGAAGCGGGCGAAGTCCAACAGTTGCGAGTAGGCGGAGAAACCGGCAACGATCATCTTCGGCTTGTGCTCGACGGCCAGGCGCTCGACTTCGTCGTAGTCGATCAGGCCCTGGTCGTTGATGCCGTACTGCACGGCGTTGTACAGCTTGCCGGAGGAGGAAACGGATGCGCCGTGGGTCAGGTGACCGCCGTGGGCCAGGCTCATGCCGAGAATGGTGTCACCAGCGCTGAGCAGCGCCAGATAGACGGCGGCGTTGGCTTGGGAACCGGCGTGCGGCTGAACGTTGGCGTAGTCGGCGCCGAACAACTCCTTGGCGCGATCGATGGCCAGCTGCTCGACCACGTCGACGTGCTCGCAACCACCGTAGTAGCGCTTGCCCGGATATCCTTCGGCGTACTTGTTGGTCAGCACCGAACCCTGGGCTTCCATCACCGCCGGGCTGGTGTAGTTCTCCGAGGCGATCAGCTCGATGTGGTCTTCCTGGCGCTGGGCTTCCTGCTCCATGGCAGCGAAAAGATCGGCGTCGTATTTGGCGAGGGTCAAATCACGGCTGAACATGGCGGTCCCCTGAGAATCAGCTGGCGTTGGATAAAAGAGAGGCGCGGATTCTACCCCATCCACCAGATCGCGGGTATGAACTGTGGTCATAGGCAACATGAATGCTGAGATGGGGAAAAGGCGCGGGAGACTGGAAAGCTGGTCGTTGCGAAAAATACGGTCGGCGTTTCGCGCACCACGCTTAGTCTGCGACAGTTCTGTCGATCGTCCGATCCTCACTCAAATAGATCGACAACCCGTCGGCAGGCATCGGTCGGCCGAGGAAGTAACCCTGCACTTCATCGCAGTCATGCTCGCGCAAAAAATCCAGCTGCGCCTGTGTTTCCACTCCTTCGGCGATCACTGACAGTCTGAGGCTGTGCGCCATGGCGATGATTGCGTGAGCGATCTGCGTGTCCTGCTCGCCCGCCGGCACGCCGTCGACGAAGCTGCGGTCGATCTTCAGCACGTCGATAGGGAACGCCTTCAGATAATTCAGCGAGGAATAGCCGGTGCCGAAATCGTCGATCGCAAGGGAGAGTCCGAGGCGCTTGAGCGAGTCGAGGGTGCGCATCGCTCCATTCACATCCTGCATCAGAATGCTTTCGGTCAGCTCCAGCTCCAGCCGGCCCGGCAGGATGTCGCTGGACGCCAGAATCGCCGCGATGCGCTGACCGAGCCGACCATCGGCGAACTGCCTGGCGGAAAGGTTCACCGAGACTTTCGGCACGACCAGCCCCTGCGCCTGCCACTCGACGATCTGCCGGCAGGCTTCGCGGAGCACCCA is a window from the Pseudomonas sp. MTM4 genome containing:
- a CDS encoding cache domain-containing protein translates to MQLRHKIAALSILPLLLAVAVVCALVLFQNQRLGEQQAQLIESSILASKQAELKNYVEMALSTIAPLYDTGLDDEETQRKVLAALGRFSFGSDGYFFVYDRNGRNLMHPRQSELVGKDLWHMTDPNGLPVIQALMHSAETGKGFQRYVWQKPSTGQFAAKLAYVVMLERWGWMLGTGIYLEDVDQAILLVREEVASGIHTTMLAIAAVALVAVLLVFASGLTLNVSERRLADRKLQLLTQRIVSLQEEERSRVSRELHDGISQLLVSIKFQFELASHELASGNPKVQTTLDMGIERLAGAIGEVRRISHDLHPSLLDTLGLSAAIGQLVAEFEQRSGLKMRYSNALGDEDPDDSVAVALFRVLQEALTNIDRHAAAQSVHISLDGDEASVRLRVRDDGIGFDPRRLDSMKGSGIGLRNIRERVEHFGGRFSLLSAAGGTELDVTLPARAG
- the glyA gene encoding serine hydroxymethyltransferase, giving the protein MFSRDLTLAKYDADLFAAMEQEAQRQEDHIELIASENYTSPAVMEAQGSVLTNKYAEGYPGKRYYGGCEHVDVVEQLAIDRAKELFGADYANVQPHAGSQANAAVYLALLSAGDTILGMSLAHGGHLTHGASVSSSGKLYNAVQYGINDQGLIDYDEVERLAVEHKPKMIVAGFSAYSQLLDFARFREIADKVGAYLFVDMAHVAGLVAAGVYPNPVPFADVVTTTTHKTLRGPRGGLILAKANAEIEKKLNSAVFPGAQGGPLEHVIAAKAVCFKEALQPEFKEYQQQVVKNAQAMAEVFIQRGFDVVSGGTQNHLFLLSLIKQDITGKDADAALGNAHITVNKNSVPNDPRSPFVTSGLRIGTPAVTTRGFKEAECRDLAGWICDILDKMGDESVIDAVRGKVEAVCAKFPVYGK